The genomic interval CATTACAACTGAAAATAGTGATATAGACATAAATGGGTTGGTATTTAAATATTTGCATTTTGATAGGGCAAATCTTGAAAAAACACTCTCTAAAAATCTGTATCTTGAAATCGTATCACTTGATATTAAAGATTACCAATATAGCGCGAATATTGCTTCACAAAGCCGATTTGATAATATTGAAATTGGCGGAGGTATTAAAAAAGCAGAATCAAGTGATGGAGTAACCTTTCAGCTTAAGATTCCTATCCCTTTGACAACCAAATATGATAATCAAAAAGCGATGTATCTCGCACTCCAAAGTGGCTCTATTCGTGAGAATGAGATTCTTAAAGATTCTTTACTTGTAAATGCCAAATCCTATCTTGAGCAGCTCGCATACAAAAAAGAGGTTATTGCTCTTGCAAAAGATAATGAAAATAATCGCGCACAATTAAGTGAAATTGCGCGAATTGGTTATGAAGCAGGAAAGACAAGTGCATTTGAATATTTAAGCGTAAAAAATGAACATCTTAACGCAATGATTGCTACCACTCAAGCAAAACGCGATTATGTCCAAACACTCTCTATGCTTGAGGAAACTCTCAGCTCTGTGCTCAACCTCAATACTTTGAAAAAACCACTTATGGAGGAACAATCGTGAAAAAATATTTATATTTATTATGCCTCATAATAAGCTTTTCTTTGTGTTATGAAGAAATATCTATCTCTCAAGAAGAACTTGCAAAAAATGGTATAAAAGTTATTGCTCTCAATCAAGCTTTTAACACTAAAGGCGTGCCCTTTAATGCGCTTATCGACTTTGATGATAAAACTTCAAGCACACAAAGCTCAAGTTTTAATGCTATTGTGGTAAATATTTATAAGCGCGAAGGTGAGAGTGTCAATGAGGGAGATTTAATCTGCGATATTAGCTCTAATGACTTAAGTGCGATGTTTTTTGAACTTACCAATGCCCAAGAACGTCTTAAAATTGCCTCCGAAAACGAACGCAAAGATAAATCACTCTATAAAGCTGGTGTTATCTCAAAACGTGAATACCAGCTTAGTTACCTCGCTATGAACGAATTGCGTTTAAAACTCAATGAAATCAAATCAAAGCTAGATTTATTAGGTATTGACCCAAATTTTATTAAAAATGGTGCTCAAGGAAAATATGGCTTTCCAGTTGTTGCAAAAGCTTCTGGGATTCTCTCGGTCGCCCCTAAGCAAAGTGGGGAAAAAATTGAAGCTTTTACGCCTTATGTAAGAATCTCACGGCATACAGATAAAGGAAGTGGTAACCTCCTCGGACGCATTAGAATCCCTTTGCATATTTCACACAATATTCAAAAGGGTGCGCCCGTTTTTGATGATGGTGGCACAAAAATTGGCGAAA from Helicobacter hepaticus ATCC 51449 carries:
- a CDS encoding efflux RND transporter periplasmic adaptor subunit codes for the protein MKKYLYLLCLIISFSLCYEEISISQEELAKNGIKVIALNQAFNTKGVPFNALIDFDDKTSSTQSSSFNAIVVNIYKREGESVNEGDLICDISSNDLSAMFFELTNAQERLKIASENERKDKSLYKAGVISKREYQLSYLAMNELRLKLNEIKSKLDLLGIDPNFIKNGAQGKYGFPVVAKASGILSVAPKQSGEKIEAFTPYVRISRHTDKGSGNLLGRIRIPLHISHNIQKGAPVFDDGGTKIGEIENLSVVIDKTSNTILATANIYDTRFKVGEIVEVYIDGSLPKGTILIPSSAVIKNGNDYLIFVQSAKGFKPTKIQKVEERDNSFVIEPKGLNNQMKIAIGNIISLKGMMDGLGSE